In one Pseudomonas sp. R84 genomic region, the following are encoded:
- the mksF gene encoding Mks condensin complex protein MksF: MSQERYGIRRFALLNTAGYSLGLFPLEEPLSVYGANNLGKSASINALQFPILARMSDMSFGKYSLEQSRRFYFASDTSYILVEVSLPHGPHVIGVVGRGPGGGFGHQFFAYAGKLDLAHYQKNDTCLRQKELFSNLEKEGLKAYELKPDELRRLLVGGHTSIPLDLTLIPLRSTSEQSLKTFRALFINLLHMREITAAKLKQLFLDAFEHSLRSGSVDYIAACEEAFRDVRRMEQDYNSLVAAGPLVEALANGVKQRDVLRGKLHRLSPLLDSLLGTWSDYASARKEELTIQADHYRGEQDSLQNDQRGGTQELMRLEREISGIQRWLGELSVLKNRFALVDDVKVLEQQLLAAKDAHDELAGALAQSRQFSAEDLEERLRDLEKRLKSVKLQLDHADNNSYARLREEFSQQDVERLMRLFNSALFSLPLGEHGITLDDNGEWVKSVELILDGFKGERFEVPGLSIDISNIEPPALQALADRAALRDQKERLEKELKQLKTQQAVAADRAASKTQTEALYQQVLDAQKALEDFRRTQTLSAEESDKLEQLAQMEGAQDELKRSSDAFTERVQQLSAKLQLVGRQIADMEAKQRTLDDALRRRQLLPADLPFGTPFMDPVDDSMDNLLPLLNDYQDSWQGLLRADGQIEALYAQVRLKGVAKFDSEDDMERRLSLLINAYAHRTDEALTLGKARRAAVTDIARTLRNIRSDYDSLEHQLALFNREINKRQVSNLQSFRIVLAPNKEALKHIDQIIHSAGQYEEGETLSVFDLSQSAEQDNKNEEAKEYLARLVAANHNQLGLKDLFELAFEITKVNGQPVIHTDIDGAASNGTTMTIKALTNMYLLLHLMDRDQAGRVRLPYYLDEAADIDEKNQAALLETSLQLGFVPILASVKPQVCASVAIDLEGGSGPAGIYIDEADWKYIRRHDVVKATVNVEADEPELDAV, encoded by the coding sequence ATGAGCCAGGAACGCTACGGCATCCGCCGCTTTGCCCTATTGAACACCGCCGGTTACAGCCTCGGCCTGTTCCCGCTGGAAGAACCGCTGTCGGTTTACGGTGCGAACAACCTCGGTAAATCGGCGTCGATCAACGCCTTGCAGTTCCCGATTCTGGCGCGCATGTCGGACATGAGTTTCGGCAAGTACAGCCTCGAACAATCGCGGCGTTTTTACTTCGCTTCCGACACCAGTTACATCCTTGTCGAAGTGAGCCTGCCCCACGGCCCACACGTGATCGGGGTGGTCGGGCGCGGCCCGGGCGGTGGTTTCGGTCACCAGTTCTTTGCCTATGCCGGCAAGCTCGATCTGGCGCATTACCAGAAGAACGACACCTGCCTGCGCCAGAAAGAGCTGTTCAGCAACCTTGAGAAAGAAGGCCTGAAAGCCTACGAACTCAAGCCGGACGAACTGCGTCGTTTGCTGGTAGGCGGTCACACCTCGATTCCTTTGGATCTGACGTTGATTCCGCTGCGCTCCACCAGCGAGCAGAGCCTGAAGACCTTCCGCGCGCTGTTCATCAACCTGCTGCACATGCGCGAAATCACCGCGGCCAAGTTGAAGCAGTTGTTCCTCGACGCCTTCGAGCACAGCCTGCGTTCCGGCAGCGTCGATTACATCGCCGCGTGCGAAGAAGCTTTCCGCGATGTGCGCCGGATGGAACAGGACTACAACTCGCTGGTCGCTGCCGGCCCATTGGTTGAAGCCTTGGCCAACGGTGTAAAACAGCGCGACGTGCTGCGCGGCAAACTGCATCGCCTGTCGCCGCTGCTCGACTCGTTGCTCGGCACCTGGTCGGACTACGCCAGTGCGCGCAAAGAAGAACTGACCATCCAGGCCGACCATTACCGTGGTGAGCAGGACAGCCTGCAAAACGATCAACGCGGCGGCACCCAGGAACTGATGCGTCTGGAGCGGGAAATTTCCGGCATTCAGCGCTGGCTCGGCGAGCTGTCGGTGTTGAAGAATCGCTTCGCACTGGTCGATGACGTCAAAGTGCTCGAGCAACAATTGCTCGCGGCCAAAGACGCCCACGACGAACTGGCCGGTGCCTTGGCGCAATCGCGTCAGTTCAGTGCAGAAGATCTCGAAGAGCGTCTGCGCGATCTGGAAAAACGCCTGAAGTCGGTGAAACTGCAACTCGATCACGCCGACAACAACAGCTACGCCCGCCTGCGTGAAGAATTCTCGCAACAGGACGTCGAGCGTCTGATGCGCCTGTTCAACAGCGCGCTGTTCAGCCTGCCGTTGGGCGAACACGGCATCACCCTCGACGACAACGGCGAGTGGGTGAAATCGGTTGAGCTGATTCTCGATGGCTTCAAGGGCGAGCGCTTCGAAGTGCCGGGGCTGTCCATCGACATCTCCAATATCGAACCGCCGGCGCTGCAGGCACTGGCCGACCGCGCAGCGTTGCGCGATCAGAAAGAGCGTCTGGAAAAAGAACTCAAGCAACTGAAGACCCAGCAAGCCGTGGCCGCCGACCGCGCCGCGAGCAAGACCCAGACCGAAGCGCTGTACCAGCAAGTGCTGGACGCGCAGAAGGCGCTGGAAGATTTCCGCCGCACGCAGACCCTGAGCGCCGAAGAAAGCGACAAGCTCGAGCAACTGGCGCAGATGGAAGGCGCGCAGGACGAACTCAAGCGCTCCAGCGACGCCTTCACTGAGCGCGTCCAGCAACTGTCGGCCAAGCTGCAACTGGTCGGCCGGCAGATCGCCGATATGGAAGCCAAGCAACGCACCCTCGACGATGCGCTGCGCCGTCGTCAGCTGTTGCCGGCGGATCTGCCGTTCGGTACGCCGTTCATGGATCCGGTCGACGACTCAATGGACAACCTGCTGCCGCTGCTCAACGACTATCAGGACAGCTGGCAAGGCTTGCTGCGCGCTGACGGTCAGATCGAAGCGCTGTATGCGCAAGTACGCCTCAAAGGCGTGGCCAAGTTCGACAGCGAAGACGACATGGAACGCCGGCTCTCGCTGCTGATCAACGCTTATGCGCACCGTACCGATGAAGCACTGACGTTGGGCAAGGCCCGTCGTGCAGCGGTTACCGACATCGCCCGGACCCTGCGCAATATCCGTAGCGACTACGACAGCCTCGAGCATCAACTGGCGCTGTTCAACCGCGAGATCAACAAGCGTCAGGTCTCCAACCTGCAGAGCTTCCGCATCGTCCTCGCGCCGAACAAGGAAGCCCTCAAGCACATCGACCAGATCATCCACAGCGCCGGTCAGTACGAAGAAGGCGAAACCCTGTCGGTGTTCGATCTGAGCCAAAGTGCCGAGCAGGACAACAAGAACGAAGAGGCCAAGGAATACTTGGCGCGGCTGGTGGCGGCAAACCACAACCAGCTCGGTCTCAAGGACTTGTTTGAGCTGGCGTTCGAGATCACCAAGGTCAACGGCCAACCGGTGATCCACACCGACATCGATGGCGCGGCGTCCAACGGTACGACGATGACCATCAAGGCGCTGACCAACATGTATTTGTTGCTGCACTTGATGGATCGCGATCAGGCCGGTCGCGTGCGTCTGCCGTACTACCTCGATGAAGCAGCAGACATCGACGAGAAGAACCAGGCCGCGTTGCTGGAAACCAGTCTGCAACTGGGCTTCGTGCCGATTCTGGCGAGTGTGAAGCCGCAGGTTTGCGCGAGTGTCGCGATCGACCTGGAAGGCGGCAGCGGCCCGGCCGGTATCTATATTGATGAGGCGGACTGGAAGTACATTCGTCGCCATGATGTGGTGAAGGCTACGGTCAATGTTGAAGCGGATGAGCCGGAGCTGGATGCGGTTTGA
- a CDS encoding MlaD family protein — protein sequence MIDLPVAKTRPASNWSAIWVLPLIALIIGGWLGWRAYSETGIEIQIRFESGEGIQANKTEVMYKGMSVGKVKALKLDDEGNSKGVIATVEMNKDVEQYLKTSTRFWLVKPSVTLAGITGLETLVSGNYVAISPGEGEPVRKFKALSEEPPLSDAKPGLHLTIKADRLGSLSRGSPVFYKQIKVGQIKSYVLSEDQSTVELKVFIEPTYAKLVRKHTRFWNASGISIDANLSGVKVRSESLASIVAGGIAFATPENRKDSPPTDPSLPFRLYEDFDAAAAGIRVKVKLSDFEGLQAGRTPVMYKGIQVGNLKALKVDPDLNSATAELTLDPLAEDYLVDGTQFWVVKPSISLAGITGLEALVKGNYIAVRPGDKGAAPKREFEARPKAPPLDLRSPGLHLVLFTDVLGSIDVGSPILYKQVKVGSVQSYQFSKTKKQLVIGVHIDKEYENLVNASTRFWNVSGITLTGGLTGGIQVKSESLQTLMAGGIAFETPQAKAPLQKRIPRFRLFANHDEANQKGAVVTIKVDRADGLRSGTPVRFKGLDVGKIESVDLTDDLQSVILTARITEVPEKIARVGSQFWVVKPELGLIKTANLETLVTGQYIEVQPAVKNLGPQKNFVALANAPEVTKQEAGLSLVLSAARRGSLKPGVPVTYREITVGKVTGYELGQTADRVLVHILIEPKYAPLVRSGSRFWNTSGVGFDIGLFNGLTVRTESLETAIQGGIAFATPDGERMGNPARAEQTFPLFDKFEDEWLTWAPKISLGK from the coding sequence ATGATTGATTTGCCCGTAGCGAAAACCCGACCGGCTTCGAACTGGTCTGCCATTTGGGTACTGCCTCTGATCGCGCTGATCATCGGTGGCTGGCTCGGCTGGCGCGCCTATTCCGAAACCGGTATCGAAATTCAGATCCGCTTCGAGAGTGGTGAAGGCATCCAGGCCAACAAGACCGAGGTCATGTACAAAGGCATGTCGGTCGGTAAGGTCAAGGCGCTCAAGCTCGACGATGAGGGCAATTCCAAAGGCGTGATTGCCACCGTCGAGATGAATAAAGACGTTGAGCAATACCTCAAGACCAGCACGCGTTTCTGGCTGGTCAAGCCAAGCGTGACCCTGGCCGGTATCACCGGTCTGGAAACCCTGGTTTCGGGTAATTACGTCGCCATCAGTCCCGGCGAAGGTGAACCGGTGCGCAAGTTCAAGGCGCTCTCCGAGGAGCCGCCGTTGTCCGACGCCAAGCCCGGTCTGCACCTGACCATCAAGGCTGATCGTCTCGGTTCACTGAGCCGAGGCAGCCCGGTGTTCTACAAGCAGATCAAGGTTGGCCAGATCAAAAGCTACGTGCTGTCGGAAGACCAAAGTACCGTTGAGCTCAAAGTCTTCATCGAACCGACCTACGCCAAACTGGTGCGCAAACACACGCGTTTCTGGAACGCTAGCGGCATCAGCATCGACGCCAACCTGTCCGGGGTGAAAGTACGCAGCGAATCGCTGGCCAGTATCGTCGCCGGCGGCATCGCTTTCGCCACACCAGAAAACCGCAAGGACAGCCCACCGACCGATCCAAGCCTGCCGTTCCGACTCTATGAAGACTTCGATGCTGCTGCTGCCGGGATTCGCGTAAAGGTCAAACTCAGCGACTTCGAAGGCCTGCAGGCTGGCCGTACGCCGGTGATGTACAAAGGCATCCAAGTCGGCAACCTGAAAGCGCTGAAGGTCGATCCAGATCTGAACAGTGCCACTGCCGAGTTGACCCTTGATCCGCTCGCTGAAGATTATCTGGTCGACGGCACGCAGTTCTGGGTGGTCAAACCGTCGATTTCTCTGGCCGGTATCACCGGGCTGGAGGCGCTGGTGAAAGGTAACTACATCGCCGTGCGCCCGGGCGACAAGGGCGCTGCGCCGAAGCGCGAGTTCGAGGCGCGGCCGAAAGCGCCGCCGCTGGATCTGCGCTCACCGGGCTTGCACCTGGTGCTGTTCACCGATGTCCTCGGCTCGATCGATGTCGGCAGTCCAATTCTGTACAAACAGGTCAAGGTCGGTTCGGTGCAGAGCTACCAGTTCTCCAAGACCAAGAAGCAATTGGTCATTGGCGTGCACATCGATAAGGAATACGAAAACCTGGTCAACGCCTCGACGCGTTTCTGGAATGTCAGTGGCATCACGTTGACCGGCGGACTGACCGGTGGCATTCAGGTCAAGAGTGAGTCGCTGCAGACCCTGATGGCCGGTGGTATCGCCTTTGAGACACCGCAAGCCAAGGCGCCGCTGCAGAAACGTATTCCGCGTTTCCGCCTGTTCGCCAACCATGATGAGGCGAATCAGAAAGGCGCGGTGGTGACAATCAAAGTCGATCGCGCTGATGGTCTGCGCAGTGGCACCCCGGTGCGCTTCAAGGGACTGGATGTCGGCAAGATCGAAAGTGTCGATCTGACTGACGATCTGCAATCGGTCATCCTCACGGCGCGCATCACCGAAGTGCCAGAGAAGATCGCCCGGGTCGGCAGTCAGTTCTGGGTGGTCAAACCGGAGCTCGGCCTGATCAAGACAGCGAATCTGGAAACCCTGGTGACCGGTCAGTACATCGAAGTACAACCGGCGGTTAAGAACCTCGGCCCGCAGAAGAACTTCGTTGCCCTGGCCAATGCGCCGGAAGTGACCAAGCAAGAGGCGGGTCTGAGCCTGGTACTGAGCGCTGCCCGTCGTGGATCGCTGAAACCGGGTGTGCCAGTCACCTACCGCGAAATTACTGTGGGTAAGGTCACCGGTTATGAACTGGGGCAGACCGCTGATCGCGTGTTGGTGCACATTTTGATCGAGCCGAAGTATGCGCCGTTGGTGCGCAGCGGTAGCCGGTTCTGGAACACCAGCGGTGTTGGTTTTGATATCGGTCTGTTCAACGGGCTGACGGTACGCACCGAGTCGTTGGAGACGGCGATTCAGGGTGGCATCGCCTTCGCCACGCCGGATGGCGAGCGCATGGGCAACCCGGCGCGTGCGGAGCAGACGTTCCCGCTGTTCGACAAGTTTGAGGATGAGTGGCTGACATGGGCGCCGAAGATTTCCCTCGGTAAATAA
- a CDS encoding paraquat-inducible protein A: protein MRAIDAGILVCTECHELNKQEADADEQTCTRCGALVHARRPNSLVRTWALLITAAIIYIPANVLPIMTVSSLGQGDPSTIMSGVIQLVQHGMIPIAAVVFIASILVPTFKLVGIALLLFSVQRRQPLSARQRIWMYRFIEFIGRWSMLDIFVIAILVAVVNFGRLASVEANLGAIAFASVVILTMLAAVTFDPRLIWDNTESDDDHD from the coding sequence ATGCGGGCGATTGATGCGGGCATTCTGGTGTGTACCGAATGTCATGAGTTGAACAAACAGGAAGCGGACGCCGACGAGCAAACCTGCACCCGCTGCGGTGCGCTGGTTCACGCTCGCCGTCCGAACAGCCTCGTACGCACCTGGGCACTGCTGATCACCGCCGCGATTATCTATATCCCGGCCAATGTCTTGCCGATCATGACTGTCAGTTCTTTGGGCCAGGGTGATCCGAGCACTATCATGTCCGGCGTGATTCAGTTAGTGCAGCACGGCATGATCCCGATTGCAGCCGTAGTGTTCATCGCCAGTATTCTGGTACCGACCTTCAAACTGGTCGGCATCGCGCTGTTGCTTTTCTCTGTGCAAAGACGCCAGCCGCTGTCCGCTCGTCAACGCATCTGGATGTACCGCTTCATTGAGTTCATTGGCCGCTGGTCGATGCTCGATATATTTGTGATCGCCATTCTGGTGGCGGTCGTCAACTTCGGCCGGCTTGCCAGTGTCGAAGCCAATCTTGGCGCCATCGCCTTCGCCAGTGTGGTGATTCTGACGATGCTCGCCGCAGTAACTTTCGATCCCCGACTGATTTGGGATAACACGGAGTCGGACGACGACCATGATTGA
- a CDS encoding paraquat-inducible protein A, which yields MPESVDAPGLSDLPLEDLVACHECDLLMRKPTLAHGEKALCPRCGYELYAHRHNVVQRSLALVIAALLLYIPANFLPIMQLNILGQSSQDTVWSGVLGLFNTDMQGVSIVVFLCSMAIPLLKLLCQLFVLLTIRFDIGRGYGLLLYRIYHHLKDWGMLEVYLMGVLVAIVKLADMAAITVGLGLACFIGLLLVQVWLEVVMSPHQIWQALSGEDAHAGD from the coding sequence ATGCCAGAGTCGGTTGACGCCCCCGGGCTGTCAGATTTACCGCTGGAAGACTTGGTGGCCTGTCACGAGTGCGATCTGCTGATGCGCAAGCCAACGCTTGCTCACGGCGAGAAAGCGCTCTGTCCTCGTTGCGGTTACGAGTTATATGCCCACCGCCATAACGTGGTGCAGCGCAGCCTTGCCTTGGTGATCGCGGCATTATTGCTGTATATCCCGGCAAACTTTTTACCCATCATGCAACTCAATATCCTCGGACAATCTTCGCAGGACACGGTCTGGAGCGGCGTACTCGGCCTGTTCAACACGGACATGCAGGGTGTGTCGATCGTGGTGTTTCTGTGCAGCATGGCCATACCGTTGCTGAAGTTGCTATGCCAGTTATTCGTTCTACTGACTATTCGTTTCGATATCGGTCGCGGCTACGGCTTGCTGCTTTATCGCATTTACCACCACCTCAAAGACTGGGGAATGCTCGAGGTTTACCTCATGGGCGTACTGGTGGCGATCGTCAAACTGGCGGACATGGCCGCCATTACCGTAGGTCTGGGCCTGGCGTGTTTCATCGGTTTGTTGTTGGTGCAGGTCTGGCTGGAAGTGGTGATGTCACCGCACCAGATATGGCAGGCGTTATCAGGAGAGGACGCTCATGCGGGCGATTGA
- the msrQ gene encoding protein-methionine-sulfoxide reductase heme-binding subunit MsrQ: MRFPFWRIGVFIAAAIWPMLWLYQALEDSLGPDPGKVLVDRLGLGTLVLLLITLSMTPLQKLTGWAGWIAVRRQLGLWCFAYVVLHLCSYMAFILGFDWSQLAVELRKRPYIIVGALGFLGLLVLAVTSNRYSQRRLGSRWKKLHRLVYVILGLGLLHMLWIVRADLEEWAIYAFMGAALLVLRIPPVTRRIPRLLAKKQVLQEKRN, from the coding sequence ATGCGATTTCCGTTCTGGCGTATAGGCGTTTTCATTGCGGCGGCTATCTGGCCGATGCTGTGGTTGTATCAGGCTCTCGAGGATTCGCTTGGACCTGATCCTGGCAAGGTGTTGGTGGATCGGTTGGGGCTCGGAACATTGGTGCTGCTGCTGATCACCTTGAGCATGACGCCTTTGCAGAAGCTCACCGGCTGGGCGGGGTGGATTGCTGTACGCCGGCAATTGGGGCTTTGGTGTTTTGCCTATGTTGTTTTGCACCTGTGCAGCTATATGGCGTTTATCCTGGGGTTCGATTGGTCGCAGTTGGCGGTCGAGTTACGTAAGCGGCCCTACATAATAGTGGGGGCGTTGGGTTTCCTTGGTCTGTTGGTGTTGGCGGTGACGTCCAATCGCTACAGTCAACGTCGTTTGGGCTCGCGCTGGAAGAAGTTGCATCGGTTGGTTTACGTGATTCTGGGTCTGGGTTTGCTGCATATGCTGTGGATCGTGCGTGCTGATCTCGAGGAGTGGGCGATCTATGCCTTTATGGGTGCTGCGCTTCTGGTGCTGCGTATACCTCCCGTAACGCGGCGGATCCCGCGTTTGCTGGCTAAAAAGCAGGTTTTGCAAGAAAAGCGAAATTAA
- the msrP gene encoding protein-methionine-sulfoxide reductase catalytic subunit MsrP produces the protein MLIKVPKASDCHESDVTPEAIYLSRRQLLGATAAGIAVSSLPRWANAEDAPRYADVESGKAPAWFNDKLSSTKWGAVNVKDEAITPYKDATHYNNFYEFGTDKGDPAANAGSLKTEPWSVVIDGEVGKPGRYALEDFMKPYQLEERIYRLRCVEAWSMVIPWIGFPISALLKQVEPTSKAKYIRFETLQDPKSMPGQRSGFALIDWPYVEGLRLDEAMNPLAILAVGMYGRELPNQNGAPLRLVVPWKYGFKSVKSIVRISLVSEQPKTTWQSIAADEYGFYANVNPTVDHPRWTQARERRLPNSLFKPNVRDTQMFNGYSDEVASLYTGLDLRKNY, from the coding sequence ATGTTGATCAAAGTCCCCAAAGCGTCCGATTGCCACGAGTCGGATGTCACGCCTGAAGCCATTTATCTCTCTCGCCGCCAATTGCTGGGGGCTACTGCTGCCGGTATCGCCGTCAGTAGCTTGCCACGTTGGGCCAATGCCGAGGATGCTCCCAGGTATGCTGATGTCGAATCCGGTAAAGCACCTGCCTGGTTTAACGACAAGCTGTCCTCTACTAAATGGGGAGCAGTCAACGTCAAGGATGAGGCAATCACACCTTATAAAGACGCCACCCACTACAACAACTTCTATGAGTTCGGAACCGACAAGGGTGATCCGGCGGCGAATGCTGGCTCGCTGAAAACCGAACCGTGGAGTGTGGTGATAGACGGGGAGGTGGGTAAGCCGGGGCGATATGCGCTGGAAGACTTCATGAAGCCCTATCAACTTGAAGAACGAATCTATCGCCTGCGCTGTGTCGAGGCGTGGTCGATGGTTATTCCGTGGATTGGCTTTCCGATCTCGGCGCTGCTCAAGCAGGTCGAGCCAACGTCCAAAGCCAAGTACATTCGCTTTGAAACCTTGCAGGATCCCAAGAGCATGCCAGGTCAGCGGTCTGGGTTCGCCTTGATCGATTGGCCTTATGTAGAAGGCTTGCGACTGGACGAGGCGATGAATCCTTTGGCGATTCTGGCGGTGGGTATGTATGGCCGAGAGTTGCCGAATCAGAATGGCGCGCCACTGCGTTTGGTGGTGCCGTGGAAATATGGCTTCAAGAGTGTCAAATCCATCGTGCGTATCAGTCTGGTCAGCGAGCAGCCGAAAACCACTTGGCAAAGCATTGCGGCAGATGAATACGGTTTTTACGCGAACGTGAACCCGACAGTTGATCACCCGCGCTGGACGCAGGCACGGGAGCGGCGTCTGCCGAACAGTCTGTTCAAACCGAATGTACGCGATACGCAGATGTTCAACGGCTACTCGGATGAAGTCGCTTCTTTATATACAGGGCTCGATCTGCGGAAGAACTACTGA
- the pssA gene encoding CDP-diacylglycerol--serine O-phosphatidyltransferase: MSERPEEPNKASDAESLLPIDEHIEEGHDAEGRKVRHRGIYLLPNLFTTANLFAGFYSIINSMSAQAALSAGDSANASKYFAFAAIAIFVAMVLDGLDGRVARMTNTQSAFGAEYDSLSDMVAFGVAPALLAFGWALGDMGKVGWMVAFIYVAGAALRLARFNTQVGTADKRYFIGLASPAAAGVVAGIVWAFSDYGIQGSKMSFLVALMVAAAGMLMVSNIKYNSFKELDLKGRVPFVAILAVVLVFAVVFSDPPRILLLVFLAYAASGPVQYLLHLRRHKKAE, from the coding sequence ATGAGCGAACGTCCCGAAGAGCCGAACAAGGCTTCTGACGCCGAAAGCCTGCTGCCCATCGATGAACACATCGAAGAAGGGCACGACGCAGAAGGTCGTAAAGTCCGGCATCGTGGTATCTATCTGCTGCCGAATCTGTTCACCACTGCGAACCTGTTCGCAGGGTTTTACTCCATCATCAACTCGATGAGCGCCCAGGCTGCTCTAAGCGCCGGCGACTCGGCCAATGCGAGCAAGTATTTCGCGTTCGCCGCGATCGCAATTTTCGTCGCCATGGTGCTCGACGGCCTCGACGGTCGCGTGGCGCGCATGACCAACACGCAAAGTGCCTTCGGTGCCGAGTACGACTCGCTGTCGGACATGGTTGCGTTCGGTGTTGCCCCGGCGCTGCTGGCGTTCGGTTGGGCGTTGGGCGACATGGGCAAGGTTGGCTGGATGGTCGCCTTCATCTATGTAGCGGGCGCGGCGTTGCGTCTGGCGCGCTTCAATACTCAGGTGGGTACGGCGGACAAACGCTATTTCATCGGTCTGGCCAGTCCGGCGGCTGCCGGTGTGGTCGCGGGGATTGTCTGGGCGTTCAGCGATTACGGCATTCAGGGTTCGAAGATGTCGTTCCTGGTCGCACTGATGGTTGCGGCGGCCGGCATGCTGATGGTCAGCAACATCAAGTACAACAGCTTTAAGGAGCTGGACCTGAAGGGGCGCGTGCCGTTCGTGGCGATCCTTGCTGTGGTGCTGGTGTTCGCCGTGGTCTTTAGCGATCCACCGCGCATTCTGCTGCTGGTGTTCCTTGCTTACGCGGCTTCCGGCCCTGTGCAGTACCTGTTGCATCTTCGTCGGCACAAAAAAGCCGAGTGA
- the ilvC gene encoding ketol-acid reductoisomerase: MKVFYDKDCDLSIIQGKKVAIIGYGSQGHAQACNLKDSGVDVTVGLRKGSATVAKAEAHGLKVTDVASAVAAADLVMILTPDEFQSSLYKNEIEPNIKKGATLAFSHGFAIHYNQVVPRADLDVIMIAPKAPGHTVRSEFVKGGGIPDLIAIYQDASGNAKNVALSYAAGVGGGRTGIIETTFKDETETDLFGEQAVLCGGTVELVKAGFETLVEAGYAPEMAYFECLHELKLIVDLMYEGGIANMNYSISNNAEYGEYVTGPEVINAESRQAMRNALKRIQDGEYAKMFISEGATGYPSMTAKRRNNAAHGIEVIGEQLRSMMPWIGANKIVDKAKN, from the coding sequence ATGAAAGTTTTCTACGATAAAGACTGCGACCTGTCGATCATCCAGGGCAAGAAAGTTGCCATCATCGGTTACGGTTCCCAGGGCCACGCCCAAGCGTGCAACCTGAAAGACTCCGGTGTCGACGTTACCGTTGGTCTGCGTAAAGGTTCGGCCACCGTTGCCAAAGCTGAAGCTCACGGCCTGAAAGTGACCGACGTTGCTTCCGCTGTTGCTGCTGCCGACCTGGTCATGATCCTGACCCCGGACGAGTTCCAGTCTTCCCTGTACAAGAACGAAATCGAGCCGAACATCAAGAAGGGCGCCACCCTGGCCTTCTCCCACGGCTTCGCGATTCACTACAACCAGGTTGTTCCGCGTGCCGACCTCGACGTGATCATGATCGCGCCGAAAGCTCCGGGCCACACCGTACGTTCCGAGTTCGTGAAAGGCGGCGGTATTCCTGACCTGATCGCGATCTACCAGGATGCCTCGGGCAACGCCAAAAACGTTGCACTGTCCTACGCTGCTGGCGTTGGTGGCGGTCGTACCGGCATCATCGAAACCACCTTCAAGGACGAGACCGAAACCGACCTGTTCGGCGAGCAAGCCGTTCTGTGCGGTGGTACCGTTGAACTGGTAAAAGCCGGTTTCGAAACCCTGGTTGAAGCTGGCTACGCGCCGGAAATGGCCTACTTCGAGTGCCTGCACGAACTGAAGCTGATCGTTGACCTCATGTACGAAGGCGGTATCGCCAACATGAACTACTCGATCTCCAACAACGCTGAGTACGGCGAGTACGTGACCGGTCCGGAAGTGATCAACGCCGAGTCCCGTCAGGCCATGCGCAACGCCCTGAAACGTATTCAGGACGGCGAATACGCCAAAATGTTCATCAGCGAAGGCGCAACCGGCTACCCTTCGATGACCGCCAAGCGTCGTAACAACGCCGCTCACGGTATCGAAGTCATCGGCGAGCAGCTGCGCTCCATGATGCCGTGGATCGGTGCCAACAAGATCGTCGACAAAGCCAAAAACTAA
- the ilvN gene encoding acetolactate synthase small subunit translates to MRHIISLLLENEPGALSRVVGLFSQRNYNIESLTVAPTEDPTLSRLTLTTVGHDEVIEQITKNLNKLIEVVKLVDLSESAHIERELMLVKVKATGAQRAEIKRTTDIYRGQIVDVSASVYTVQLTGTSDKLDSFIQSIGTASILETVRSGVTGIARGDKVLSI, encoded by the coding sequence ATGCGGCACATTATTTCCTTGCTTCTGGAAAACGAACCCGGCGCTTTGTCTCGCGTAGTCGGCCTGTTCTCGCAGCGCAACTACAACATCGAAAGCCTGACCGTGGCCCCGACCGAAGACCCGACCCTGTCGCGTCTGACGCTGACCACTGTGGGCCACGATGAAGTCATCGAGCAGATCACCAAAAACCTGAACAAGCTGATCGAAGTGGTCAAGCTGGTGGACCTGTCGGAAAGCGCTCACATCGAGCGCGAACTGATGCTGGTCAAGGTCAAGGCCACTGGCGCCCAGCGCGCCGAGATCAAACGCACCACCGATATTTACCGTGGACAGATCGTCGATGTCAGTGCCAGCGTGTATACCGTTCAATTGACCGGTACCAGCGACAAGCTCGACAGCTTCATTCAGTCCATCGGCACCGCATCGATTCTGGAAACCGTCCGTAGTGGCGTGACCGGCATTGCCCGCGGCGACAAAGTACTCAGCATCTAA